The Rhizoctonia solani chromosome 14, complete sequence genome has a segment encoding these proteins:
- a CDS encoding GDP-mannose 4,6-dehydratase, with product MAAPIAPAAFALSRHGDPEEYRKRKVALISGITGQDGSYLTELLLEKGYEVHGVIRRSSSFNTNRLQHLYADQHERPNKFHLHYGDLSDSTNLVYVIAQVQPTEVYNLGAQSHVKVSFEMAEYTGDVDGLGTLRLLDAIRTCGLEKHIRFYQASTSELYGKVVETPQSETTPFYPRPVWCRQAVRLLDYRQLPRGLWHISRAVAEISLGKQQCLYLGNLDAQRDWGHAKDYVEGMWRILQQDTPRTLFLRRVKPTAVVGIQVKWEGAATGKVIVRVDTRYFRPAEVDLLLGTPKKAKKSSVGNAKSRLTNLSRKWFRQIWSGQEPR from the exons ATGGCTGCTCCTATTGCTCCCGCTGCTTTCGCCTTGTCTAGGCACGGTGACCCAGAGGAGTACCGTAAACGCAAGGTCGCACTCATTTCCG GTATCACGGGTCAGGACGGATCGTACTT GACTGAATTGCTCCTTGAAAAGGGCTACGAGGTACACGGTGTGATCCGTCGCTCGTCTAGCTTCAACACCAACCGTCTTCAGCATCTCTACGCG GATCAACACGAACGACCCAACAAGTTCCACCTTCACTATGGTGACCTCTCCGATAGCACGAACCTCGTCTACGTGATTGCTCAGGTTCAGCCTACCGAGGTATACAACCTGGGCGCACAGAGTCACGTCAAAGTCTCGTTCGAAATGGCCGAGTACACC GGAGACGTGGACGGCCTTGGAACCCTGCGTCTCCTGGATGCGATCCGTACCTGTGGTCTGGAAAAGCATATTCGATTTTACCAAGCGTCCACGTCCGAATTGTACGGAAAGGTCGTCGAGACGCCCCAGTCTGAGACTACCCCCTTCTACCCCCGCCCCGTATGGTGTCGCCAAGCTGTACGCTTACTGGATTACCGTCAACTACCGAGAGGCCTATGGCAT ATTTCGCGTGCCGTTGCTGAGATTTCGCTGGGAAAACAACAATGTTTGTACCTTGGTAACTTGGATGCTCaacgtgattggggccatgCTAAGGATTATGTCG AGGGTATGTGGCGTATCCTTCAGCAAGACACCCCGAGGACTTTGTTCTTGCGACGGGTGAAACCCACTGCGGTCGTTGGTATCCAAGTCAA GTGGGAAGGTGCTGCAACGGGCAAGGTTATCGTCCGTGTTGACACGCGTTACTTCCGTCCCGCCGAAGTCGA TCTTTTGCTCGGGACACCTAAGAAGGCGAAGAAAAGCTCGGTTGGAAACGCAAAGTCACGTTTGACGAACTTGTCAAGGAAATGGTTTCGGCAGATTTGGAGCGGCCAAGAACCTCGTTGA
- a CDS encoding F-box protein — protein sequence MALARVNTFLRRLLMSCKSEPIWRSARLNCVDLPPRPKELSEPVYAALLFSKICTSCGRRALQNMDPVLQGRLCAKCKKDQLIDLSEHDIDTSLVFVSTNWSERGPWCFKKDAQAVKGVLESFDAAGNEEGKQNWMSKGDVL from the exons ATGGCCCTGGCGCGTGTTAATACGTTCCTTCGGCGATTGCTGATGAGCTGCAAGTCTGAGCCTATATGGCGCTCCGCCCGGCTCAATTGTGTAGACCTCCCTCCACGCCCGAAGGAGTTGTCCGAACCCGTCTATGCAGCACTACTTTTCTCGAAAATATGCACT TCATGCGGGCGCCGTGCTCTTCAAAACATGGACCCGGTTTTGCAGGGAAGATTATGTGCCAAGTGCAAAAAAGACCA GTTAATTGATCTATCTGAACACGATATCGATACATCACTAGTGTTCGTTTCAACAA ACTGGTCGGAGCGGGGACCTTGGTGTTTCAAGAAAGACGCCCAAGCTGTCAAGGGTGTGCTAGAGAGTTTTGATGCGGCGGGAAACGAAGAAGGCAAACAAAATTGGATGAGCAAAGGCGATGTGCTGTGA